Proteins from a single region of Primulina tabacum isolate GXHZ01 chromosome 5, ASM2559414v2, whole genome shotgun sequence:
- the LOC142547396 gene encoding LOW QUALITY PROTEIN: GEM-like protein 1 (The sequence of the model RefSeq protein was modified relative to this genomic sequence to represent the inferred CDS: deleted 1 base in 1 codon): MNPSDQSKESKSQPAGCMNPSDQSKESKSRPAGAGAAAAGGGQHVYYAPYPKFEPDDAAPVPNTWSANPSGSVANETPRSPSSQIPGGYATSMPPESNPYVSSAPAPKKNVEKVKDVLGKWGKMAAEATKKAEDLAGNMWQHLKTGPSMGEAAVARIAQGTKVLTEGGYEKVFQQTFDIVPGEKLLKSYGCYLSTSAGPVVGTLYLSTAKVAFCSDNPLSYKVSEETCWSYYKVIIPLHNMKAINSSTSKLNQAEKYIQIISVDNHEFWFMGFLNYDSAVKSLKDALQSPPSAPY, from the exons ATGAATCCTTCAGATCAAAGCAAAGAATCCAAATCACAACCAGCCGGCTGTATGAATCCTTCAGATCAAAGCAAAGAATCCAAATCACGACCAGCCGGCGCCGGCGCCGCTGCAGCCGGCGGTGGCCAGCATGTTTATTACGCTCCCTATCCAAAATTCGAGCCAGACGACGCCGCTCCTGTCCCCAATACATGGAGCGCCAATCCGTCGGGATCAGTTGCTAATGAAACTCCGAGGTCCCCTTCTTCGCAGATCCCTGGAGGATATGCTACCTCCATGCCGCCGGAATCCAATCCCTACGTCTCTTCAGCTCCTGCACCAAAGA AAAACGTGGAGAAGGTTAAGGATGTTTTAGGTAAATGGGGAAAGATGGCTGCAGAGGCCACTAAGAAGGCTGAGGATTTGGCTGGAAACATGTGGCAGCACT TGAAAACGGGCCCAAGCATGGGAGAGGCAGCTGTTGCGCGAATAGCACAGGGTACCAAGGTTTTGACAGAAGGTGGATATGAAAAGGTTTTTCAGCAAACATTTGACATTGTTCCGGGGGAAAAACTTCTGAAGTCTTATGGATGCTACTTGTCTACTTCTGCTGGACCTGTTGTGGGAACCTTGTATTTGTCAACAGCAAAAGTAGCATTTTGTAGCGATAATCCTCTTTCTTACAAAGTTTCTGAAGAGACATGCTGGAGCTATTACAAG GTGATTATACCATTGCATAATATGAAAGCG ATTAATTCTTCAACTAGCAAATTAAATCAAGCCGAAAAGTACATCCAGATCATTTCTGTCGATAATCACGAGTTCTGGTTCATGGGATTCTTGAACTACGATAGTGCAGTGAAAAGTCTGAAAGATGCATTGCAATCACCTCCCTCTGCACCTTATTAA